One window from the genome of Populus alba chromosome 15, ASM523922v2, whole genome shotgun sequence encodes:
- the LOC118028372 gene encoding uncharacterized protein, whose translation MQRQSLGSPVTKLHTNGGADTLSSSDNKLLFKDLPSSSLTPDADDLDHKSIKPRRFSSSSLSSILSSPAPAPEKLIHLIPFLTLFCFLVLFLVSHNPSQSDLAQFNGFKRVSSHIEEAIESVGDVSGLSAVRRGDVLAIRSFRNLQEIAADKRAPLKVRSHRKFSHF comes from the exons ATGCAAAGACAATCTCTAGGCTCACCAGTAACCAAGCTCCACACCAATGGAGGAGCCGACACTCTATCGTCGAGTGATAATAAACTACTATTCAAAGACCTACCTTCTAGTTCACTCACACCAGACGCTGACGACTTGGATCATAAATCAATAAAACCACGCCGATTCTCATCCTCTTCACTATCATCAATACTTTCATCCCCGGCTCCAGCCCCTGAGAAACTCATCCACCTGATTCCTTTCCTCACCCTCTTTTGTTTCCTTGTCCTCTTCCTCGTCTCTCATAATCCTTCTCAATCAG ATTTGGCGCAGTTTAATGGATTCAAGCGAGTCTCCAGCCATATAG AAGAAGCGATCGAGAGTGTCGGTGACGTCAGTGGACTAAGCGCGGTCAGAAGAGGCGATGTCCTGGCGATTCGAAGTTTCAGGAACTTGCAAGAGATTGCTGCCGACAAGCGCGCCCCCCTTAAAGTTCGCTCCCACCGAAAATTCTCCCATTTTTAA
- the LOC118028363 gene encoding uncharacterized protein → MVLWEITLGTAYFLGLKRTYRLAVRIQRRLISPKYPRIRQFVQRRTRAVFDVALKVHLNIQHRDIEVGRHLGNRILRWLDRMKPSAQIRGPPPVKPTNGASSNTNVTKQVTNNTSHLKAPSIGQTSRHQESDRHLFTSARNMWSKPFPSIAMMMRPLRPAGAFTQYRHLSIQCPEMSRPYYNIGGGSGYQGVFRKDIMQYILQN, encoded by the exons ATGGTGCTGTGGGAGATCACATTGGGAACTGCGTATTTTTTGGGTCTGAAACGGACTTATAGACTGGCTGTAAGGATTCAACGTAGGCTCATCAGCCCTAAGTACCCTAGGATCCGTCAGTTTGTTCAAAG GCGAACACGTGCTGTTTTTGATGTTGCTCTTAAAGTTCACCTGAATATACAACATAGAGACATAGAGGTTGGTCGGCATCTTGGTAACAGGATCCTGAGGTGGCTGGACCGAATGAAACCTTCTGCTCAGATTCGTGGTCCCCCACCTGTGAAACCCACAAATGGTGCTAGCTCAAATACAAATGTTACAAAGCAGGTAACCAACAACACTTCCCACCTGAAAGCTCCGAGCATTGGCCAGACATCCAGGCACCAGGAATCTGATAGGCATCTTTTCACCTCAGCAAGAAATATGTGGTCAAAACCATTTCCATCCATTGCAATGATGATGCGGCCATTGAGACCTGCTGGAGCTTTTACACAGTACAGGCACTTGAGCATCCAGTGCCCTGAAATGTCAAGACCATACTACAACATTGGCGGGGGAAGTGGATATCAGGGGGTTTTCCGGAAGGACATAATGCAGTATATTTTGCAAAACTAA